Proteins encoded within one genomic window of Triticum aestivum cultivar Chinese Spring chromosome 2D, IWGSC CS RefSeq v2.1, whole genome shotgun sequence:
- the LOC123055210 gene encoding katanin p80 WD40 repeat-containing subunit B1 homolog KTN80.4, which translates to MTTNTKRAYKLQEFVAHASNVNCLKIGRKTSRVLVTGGEDHKVNLWAIGKPNSISSLPGHTSAVESVAFDSTEVFVAAGAASGTVKLWDLEEAKIVRTLTGHRSNCMSVDFHPFGEFFASGSLDTNLKIWDIRRKGCIHTYKGHTRGVNAIRFTPDGRWVVSGGEDSAVKIWDLTAGKLLHEFKSHEGQIQCIDFHPHEFLLATGSADKTVKFWDLETFELIGSTGPEMTGVRSMTFNPDGRSLLCGLHESLKVFSWEPIRCHDTVDVGWSRLSDLNVHEGKLLGCSSNQSCVGIWVVDLTRLEPHATGTSALLNGRSELKASSGGTMPLQNDSGSRANIGRSSALQNSENNLKASAGRLSVSQNSDSAPKEIKPTASSGMVPSTPQRVGTGSSTRTAGNSTFASGGTTLKRSSLKSNSTSNLHNFSKTDVVPAAVIIPRTSSGADLGTGSRSYAADVAPVLSKASRRAEPATDPRTESADVAPAVVPRTSSRMEMASDSAPDAVSRVGRRLESAADCRKESADAAPVVPRATSRMEMASDSVPILPKAGRRFESATDSRKESTDEAPVVVPRATSRMEMASDSRREPSAGRVSPFRIQSRYAEPRKSTNVKVDMDKVDVGSKDTESNDLTCQIFLPRRNGAVQTVIPEETREDVKHGTAYRSGFAGSAESNTSHRNDNYVPRMRKPRDNCYIEVSRAGRTRSIVSNWEGRDQSPSHEEPTTSNSALGAPRGRMYSSRGSSQAAETNIVTSEEDVLSVLIEEHDLFLSSTRSRLTKLQILHQMWQRNDIRGVFSALEKMSDHAVCADMASVLMEKSEAITLDLCTSILPVLADLLESKTDRHVAVSLELVVKLVRTFGPVIHSTVSVGPSSVGVDLEAEQRRERCNLCFIELEKVKNKLPSLMRRKGAASNTAQELSLVFQEIMS; encoded by the exons ATGACGACCAACACCAAGCGCGCGTACAAGCTCC AGGAGTTTGTGGCGCACGCGTCCAATGTCAACTGCCTCAAGATCGGGAGGAAGACCTCGCGGGTTCTTGTCACTGGAGGAGAGGATCATAAGGTTAATCTTTGGGCTATCGGGAAGCCCAATTCGATATCG AGTTTACCAGGGCATACAAGTGCTGTGGAGTCAGTTGCTTTTGATTCCACAGAAGTATTTGTGGCTGCAGGAGCAGCCAGTGGCACAGTAAAATTATGGGATCTAGAGGAGGCGAAGA TCGTCCGCACGCTTACTGGACATAGATCAAACTGTATGTCAGTTGATTTCCATCCTTTTGGGGAATTCTTTGCCTCTGGGTCTTTGGACACTAATCTGAAGATATGGGATATAAGAAGGAAGGGCTGCATCCACACATACAAAGGCCACACAAGAGGGGTGAATGCTATTAGGTTCACACCTGATGGCCGTTGGGTTGTGTCTGGTGGCGAAGATAGTGCAGTGAAG ATCTGGGATTTGACAGCTGGAAAGTTACTGCATGAGTTCAAATCCCATGAGGGTCAAATTCAGTGCATTGATTTCCATCCCCATGAGTTCCTTCTGGCAACAG GTTCAGCTGATAAAACTGTCAAGTTCTGGGATTTGGAGACCTTTGAGTTGATTGGATCTACTGGACCTGAG ATGACAGGTGTAAGATCTATGACATTCAATCCCGACGGAAGATCTCTGTTATGTGGGTTGCACGAGagcttaaag GTTTTCTCTTGGGAACCAATAAGATGCCATGATACTGTAGATGTGGGATGGTCTAGACTATCGGATCTCAATGTCCATGAGGGAAAACTTCTTGGTTGTTCTTCTAATCAGAGTTGTGTTGGAATATGGGTTGTTGATCTAACG CGTCTTGAGCCACACGCAACTGGTACTTCAGCATTACTTAATGGCCGTTCTGAATTGAAGGCTTCGTCAGGTGGCACTATGCCATTACAAAATGACAGTGGTTCAAGGGCCAACATAGGGCGATCATCAGCTCTACAAAATTCAGAGAATAACTTAAAGGCTTCTGCAGGAAGGCTCTCAGTTTCTCAAAACTCAGATTCTGCACCAAAGGAGATTAAGCCGACAGCTT CAAGTGGCATGGTCCCAAGCACTCCTCAAAGGGTCGGAACTGGCTCCAGTACTAGAACAGCTGGAAATTCAACTTTTGCATCTGGTGGCACCACTTTAAAGAGAAGTTCACTGAAGAGTAACAGCACTTCTAATCTTCATAATTTCAGTAAAACTGACGTGGTGCCTGCTGCTGTTATCATCCCAAGAACTAGCTCAGGAGCAGACCTTGGTACTGGTTCAAGAAGTTATGCTGCTGATGTGGCCCCTGTTCTTTCGAAGGCAAGCAGAAGGGCAGAGCCTGCTACTGATCCTAGGACAGAAAGTGCTGATGTGGCACCTGCTGTTGTTCCCAGAACAAGTTCAAGAATGGAAATGGCCTCTGATTCAGCACCTGATGCTGTTTCTAGGGTTGGCAGAAGGTTAGAATCTGCTGCTGATTGTAGGAAAGAAAGTGCTGATGCAGCACCGGTCGTTCCCAGGGCTACTTCAAGAATGGAAATGGCCTCTGATTCTGTACCTATTCTTCCGAAGGCAGGCAGAAGGTTTGAGTCTGCTACTGATTCAAGAAAAGAAAGCACTGATGAAGCGCCTGTTGTTGTTCCGAGAGCTACTTCAAGAATGGAAATGGCCTCTGATTCTAGGAGAGAACCTTCTGCCGGAAGAGTGTCACCATTTAGGATCCAATCAAGGTATGCTGAACCAAGGAAATCAACCAATGTGAAAGTTGATATGGACAAAGTTGATGTGGGAAGCAAAGATACTGAAAGTAACGACCTTACTTGTCAAATATTTCTTCCTCGGAGGAATGGTGCTGTTCAAACAGTGATCCCCGAAGAAACTCGTGAAGATGTAAAACATGGTACAGCTTACAGGTCGGGATTTGCAGGTTCAGCAGAATCAAATACGAGCCACCGGAATGATAATT ATGTTCCTAGAATGCGTAAGCCAAGAGATAACTGCTACATTGAAGTTTCAAGAGCAG GAAGAACAAGATCAATTGTTTCTAACTGGGAAGGCAGGGATCAGTCCCCAAGTCATGAAGAACCAACAACAAGCAATTCAGCGCTGGGGGCTCCTAGAGGCCGAATGTATTCATCT AGAGGAAGCAGTCAAGCAGCTGAAACTAATATTGTAACTAGCGAGGAGGATGTTTTATCTGTTCTAATTGAAGAGCATGATCTATTTTTAAGTTCAACACGATCGCGGCTGACAAAATTGCAG ATTCTGCATCAAATGTGGCAAAGAAATGACATCAGGGGTGTTTTCTCAGCGCTGGAGAAGATGTCCGATCATGCT GTATGTGCTGATATGGCAAGTGTTCTGATGGAGAAAAGCGAGGCTATCACACTAGATCTATGTACCAGTATCCTGCCTGTCCTTGCTGACCTTCTGGAGAGTAAAACAGACAG GCATGTAGCTGTATCACTGGAACTGGTGGTGAAGCTTGTCAGGACTTTTGGGCCTGTAATACATTCAACAGTATCAGTTGGTCCATCTTCTGTTGGTGTAGATCTTGAAGCAGAGCAAAG GCGGGAGAGGTGCAACTTATGCTTCATAGAACTGGAGAAAGTTAAAAATAAGCTTCCTTCCCTTATGAG AAGAAAAGGGGCAGCTTCAAACACAGCACAGGAGCTCAGTCTCGTCTTCCAGGAAATCATGTCGTAG